One part of the Homo sapiens chromosome 19, GRCh38.p14 Primary Assembly genome encodes these proteins:
- the ZNF709 gene encoding zinc finger protein 709, giving the protein MDSVVFEDVAVNFTQEEWALLGPSQKKLYRDVMQETFVNLASIGENWEEKNIEDHKNQGRKLRSHMVERLCERKEGSQFGETISQTPNPKPNKKTFTRVKPYECSVCGKDYMCHSSLNRHMRSHTEHRSYEYHKYGEKSYECKECGKRFSFRSSFRIHERTHTGEKPYKCKQCGKAFSWPSSFQIHERTHTGEKPYECKECGKAFIYHTTFRGHMRMHTGEKPYKCKECGKTFSHPSSFRNHERTHSGEKPYECKQCGKAFRYYQTFQIHERTHTGEKPYQCKQCGKALSCPTSFRSHERIHTGEKPYKCKKCGKAFSFPSSFRKHERIHTGEKPYDCKECGKAFISLPSYRRHMIMHTGNGPYKCKECGKAFDCPSSFQIHERTHTGEKPYECKQCGKAFSCSSSFRMHERTHTGEKPHECKQCGKAFSCSSSVRIHERTHTGEKPYECKQCGKAFSCSSSFRMHERIHTGEKPYECKQCGKAFSFSSSFRMHERTHTGEKPYECKQCGKAFSCSSSFRMHERTHTGEKPYECKQCGKAFSCSSSIRIHERTHTGEKPYECKQCGKAFSCSSSVRMHERTHTGVKPYECKQCDKAFSCSRSFRIHERTHTGEKPYACQQCGKAFKCSRSFRIHERVHSGE; this is encoded by the exons ATG GACTCAGTGGTCTTTGAGGATGTGGCTGTGAACTTCACCCAGGAGGAGTGGGCTTTGCTGGGTCCCTCTCAGAAGAAACTCTACAGAGATGTGATGCAAGAAACCTTTGTTAACTTGGCCTCTATAG GGGAAAACTGGGAGGAGAAGAACATTGAAGATCACAAAAATCAGGGGAGAAAGCTAAG aAGTCATATGGTAGAGAGGCTCTGTGAAAGGAAAGAAGGTAGTCAGTTTGGAGAAACCATCAGTCAGACTCCAAATCCTAAACCAAACAAGAAAACTTTTACTAGAGTAAAACCATATGAATGTAGTGTGTGTGGAAAGGACTATATGTGTCATTCATCTCTTAATAGGCACATGAGATCTCATACTGAACATAGATCATATGAATATCACAAATATGGAGAGAAATcatatgaatgtaaggaatgtgggaaaagaTTCAGCTTTCGAAGTTCATTTCGAATACATgaaagaactcacactggagagaaaccctataaatgtaaaCAGTGTGGTAAGGCTTTCAGTTGGCCCAGTTCCTTTCAAATACATGAAagaactcatactggagagaaaccttatgaatgtaaggaatgtgggaaggccttcatTTATCACACAACCTTTCGAGGACACATGAGAATGCACACAggggagaaaccctataaatgtaaaGAATGCGGGAAAACGTTCAGTCATCCCAGTTCTTTTCGAAATCATGAAAGAACTCActctggagagaaaccctatgaatgtaaacaATGTGGAAAAGCTTTCAGATATTACCAAACTTTTCAAATACATGAAAGGACTCACACTGGGGAAAAACCCTATCAGTGTAAGCAATGTGGTAAAGCTCTTAGTTGTCCCACATCCTTTCGAAGTCATGAAAGgattcacactggagaaaaaccctataaatgtaaaaaatgtgggaaagccttcagttttcctagttcctttagaaaacatgaaagaattcatacaggagagaaaccctatgattgtaaggaatgtgggaaagcatTCATTTCTCTTCCAAGCTATCGAAGACATATGATAATGCACACTGGAAATGGACCTTATAAATgcaaggaatgtgggaaagcctttgaTTGTCCTAGTTCTTTTCAAATCCATGAAcgaactcacactggagagaaaccctatgaatgtaaacaGTGTGGTAAAGCCTTCAGTTGTTCCAGTTCCTTTCGAATGCATgaaagaactcacactggagagaaaccccaTGAATGTAAACAATGTGGTAAAGCCTTCAGTTGTTCCAGTTCTGTTCGAATACATGAaaggactcacactggagagaaaccctatgaatgtaaacaGTGTGGTAAAGCCTTCAGTTGTTCCAGTTCCTTTCGAATGCATgaaagaattcacactggagagaaaccctatgaatgtaaacaGTGTGGTAAAGCCTttagtttttctagttcctttcgGATGCATGAaaggactcacactggagagaaaccctatgaatgtaaacaATGTGGTAAAGCCTTCAGTTGTTCCAGTTCCTTTCGAATGCATGAAAGGACTCACACtggggagaaaccctatgaatgtaaacaGTGTGGTAAGGCGTTTAGTTGTTCCAGTTCCATTCGAATACATGAaaggactcacactggagagaaaccttatgagTGTAAACAATGTGGTAAGGCCTTCAGTTGTTCTAGTTCTGTTCGAATGCATGAAAGGACTCACACTGGAgtgaaaccctatgaatgtaaacaATGTGACAAAGCCTTCAGTTGCTCACGTTCCTTTCGAATCCATGAAcgaactcacactggagagaaaccctatgcaTGTCAACAATGTGGTAAAGCCTTCAAGTGTTCCCGTTCCTTTCGAATACATGAAAGAGTTCATAGTGGAGAGTAA